The following proteins are co-located in the Armatimonadota bacterium genome:
- a CDS encoding thioredoxin domain-containing protein has translation MNTRSVLVVVAAALATAVPVNAKLKVGDAPPPMKIARWVKGTPVTQFAKGKVYVVEFWATWCGPCRVSIPHITDLAKKNKAVIFTGVDIWEREKGAVRVANVTKFVKDMGPKMGYNVAMEDDAGTMAKTWMTAAGQNGIPTAFVIGKNGRIQWIGHPMELDNVLGPVQKGTFDAKAAAALREKAEAEQAARGKMLEPISKAVQANDFKTAVAEMDKLFAAQPDMEKQLAGAKYQFLFKVDEKAAFDYGKQLTEGIYKDDAMQLNALAWLALDDQRGPKVKDYPTIIAMAERANTVTNGKNPNVLDTLASAYAKSGDADKAIATQELAVANLDKSASEVMKKQFADHLAAYKAKKA, from the coding sequence ATGAACACAAGATCCGTGTTGGTTGTCGTAGCCGCGGCGCTCGCCACGGCCGTCCCGGTGAACGCGAAGTTGAAGGTGGGAGATGCCCCGCCGCCCATGAAGATCGCCCGTTGGGTGAAGGGCACCCCGGTAACCCAGTTTGCGAAGGGCAAGGTCTACGTGGTGGAGTTCTGGGCCACATGGTGCGGCCCGTGCCGCGTCTCCATCCCGCACATCACCGATCTCGCCAAGAAGAACAAGGCCGTCATCTTTACCGGCGTGGACATCTGGGAGCGCGAGAAGGGCGCCGTTCGCGTGGCGAACGTAACCAAGTTCGTCAAGGACATGGGCCCGAAGATGGGTTACAACGTTGCGATGGAGGATGACGCGGGCACCATGGCCAAGACCTGGATGACCGCGGCGGGCCAGAACGGCATCCCCACGGCGTTCGTGATCGGCAAGAACGGACGCATCCAGTGGATCGGGCACCCGATGGAGCTGGACAACGTCCTCGGTCCCGTCCAGAAAGGTACGTTTGACGCCAAGGCGGCCGCCGCACTGCGCGAAAAGGCCGAGGCGGAGCAGGCAGCCAGGGGCAAGATGCTGGAACCGATCTCCAAGGCCGTTCAGGCGAACGATTTCAAGACGGCCGTCGCCGAAATGGACAAGCTGTTCGCCGCGCAGCCGGATATGGAAAAGCAGCTCGCCGGCGCGAAATATCAGTTCCTTTTCAAGGTTGATGAGAAGGCCGCGTTCGATTACGGAAAGCAGCTCACCGAGGGAATCTACAAGGACGATGCGATGCAGTTGAACGCCCTCGCATGGCTCGCGCTCGACGATCAGCGCGGCCCGAAGGTCAAGGACTACCCCACCATCATCGCCATGGCCGAGCGCGCGAACACCGTCACGAACGGCAAGAACCCCAACGTTCTGGACACCCTCGCTTCGGCGTACGCCAAGAGCGGAGATGCGGACAAGGCGATTGCCACGCAGGAACTGGCGGTGGCGAATCTGGACAAGAGCGCTTCGGAAGTGATGAAGAAGCAGTTTGCTGATCACCTCGCGGCATACAAGGCGAAAAAAGCCTAG
- a CDS encoding HD domain-containing protein — protein sequence MTEIVRNALGGFVNLPVWVVGGAVRDWALGRPAKDIDLAIDGDAAAFGREIACSAGGHFFVMHPASQTARVAFADGAWLDIVPLPLGLDADLKRRDFTVNAMALPLDFYMQAPEPGGLPPAPPSQLADPTGGWSDLGERIIRVTHPRVFEEDPLRTLRGLRLLATLGGSHIQTESLALLRDAAPLLSTTSPERLRDEWLSTLDVPDGGRAVLAAAEMGLLDSIVPQWRDMVGVTQNPYHHLDVWDHTLAVLREFDGFCGSGGGMPGELQGPVREYLREYVSPPHSRRALLRLAILLHDSGKPETRSEDEEGRIRFLSHEHTSEGLARSWAVRHRLSGRERAFLGAVVGLHMRPGGLLAPEVSTRAVTRFFRDAGPAAPALLLLNVADRLAARGPWTTDEEVETQVEGSWRLLGQWVEMKNTVALPLPISGKDLMEAFVLSPGPRIGRIIQALRDVHAETPFADRESALEAARQIVNGAEDTVTPPQGIQ from the coding sequence GTGACGGAGATCGTGCGAAACGCTCTGGGGGGGTTCGTGAACCTCCCGGTGTGGGTGGTCGGGGGCGCCGTCCGCGATTGGGCGCTGGGCCGCCCGGCGAAAGATATTGACCTGGCCATCGACGGCGACGCGGCAGCCTTCGGGCGCGAGATCGCCTGTTCCGCGGGAGGCCATTTCTTCGTCATGCATCCCGCCTCTCAGACGGCGCGGGTGGCTTTTGCGGATGGCGCGTGGCTCGATATCGTGCCGCTTCCCTTAGGGCTGGATGCCGATCTGAAGCGGCGCGATTTCACGGTCAACGCGATGGCGCTTCCGCTGGACTTCTACATGCAGGCCCCCGAACCCGGGGGCCTGCCGCCGGCGCCCCCCTCACAACTGGCGGATCCAACCGGCGGATGGAGCGATCTCGGCGAGCGAATCATACGGGTGACCCATCCCCGGGTTTTCGAGGAAGATCCGCTTCGCACGCTGCGCGGGCTGCGCTTGCTGGCAACCCTCGGCGGCTCGCACATCCAAACCGAATCCCTTGCACTGCTGCGCGACGCCGCGCCCCTTCTGTCCACGACCTCGCCGGAACGGCTCCGCGATGAGTGGCTCAGCACGCTTGATGTGCCGGATGGCGGCCGCGCTGTGCTCGCCGCCGCCGAGATGGGTCTGCTGGATTCCATCGTTCCGCAATGGCGCGACATGGTCGGCGTGACCCAGAATCCCTACCACCACCTGGACGTGTGGGACCACACCCTTGCGGTGCTGCGCGAGTTCGATGGTTTCTGCGGCTCCGGAGGCGGCATGCCGGGTGAACTGCAAGGGCCAGTGCGCGAGTATCTCCGGGAATACGTTTCGCCGCCGCACAGCCGTCGGGCGCTGCTGAGGCTGGCGATCCTTCTGCACGACAGCGGTAAACCGGAGACGCGCTCCGAAGACGAAGAGGGGCGGATTCGCTTCCTCTCCCACGAGCACACCAGCGAGGGTCTGGCTCGCTCCTGGGCCGTGCGTCACCGTCTCAGCGGCCGCGAACGCGCGTTCCTGGGCGCCGTGGTGGGGCTTCACATGCGCCCGGGCGGTTTGCTTGCGCCGGAGGTGTCCACCCGCGCCGTGACGCGGTTCTTCCGGGACGCCGGCCCTGCTGCACCCGCGCTCCTGTTGCTCAATGTAGCCGACCGTCTCGCCGCGCGCGGCCCCTGGACCACCGACGAAGAGGTGGAGACGCAGGTTGAGGGCTCCTGGCGCCTGCTGGGCCAGTGGGTTGAGATGAAGAACACTGTTGCCCTGCCACTGCCCATTTCAGGCAAGGACCTCATGGAGGCGTTCGTCCTCTCCCCCGGCCCCCGCATCGGACGCATAATCCAGGCCCTTCGCGATGTCCATGCGGAAACGCCGTTCGCGGACCGCGAAAGCGCGCTGGAGGCCGCTCGGCAGATTGTGAACGGCGCCGAGGATACCGTGACGCCGCCACAGGGTATACAGTAA
- a CDS encoding bifunctional YncE family protein/alkaline phosphatase family protein produces the protein MRLIAIGLAALVGSGSLVSAAVDHTALVPPNGGATPISENNWGMVTAPVYGTSESGVYKDAELFAGPAKFHSTYYHGVLPNGRIVKPAGISVQVGMNPLAIRLTPDGRYLVTSNDDERNGSVDSPSGKSLRSDVNKGGYSVSVVDAKTMSVVSQIGAGPVFAGLQITGKGPYTVWASGGPSNSIKVFTISPAGVIASGGPDILIAPILPSDKGYVSNYTPAPAFNTANTDGVRPAVPIGFDRASGAHTTYPAGSALSPDGRFLYVACNGDNSVAVIRTASRKVVRQVPVGYFPYDVAVSADGVTVAVSNWGITEYKFKAPEYDEAGRLTAIKPLNGNQPDGFYVPTTDTEGKLPKTSSVSVLIAAGGDGARLEASNSVYHGKALDALNQVGDTHPSALAIAKRTAGRKSENVVFVAKANSDSLGVFVPGAKSRMPDVDLSPVRVSLKDGHPVHGAYPNAIAYSPRDRRLYVAEAGINSVAVLDASNLLRPRLIGRIPTGWYPTGVTISPDGRSLYILNAKGIGEDINPRTPVPSEHNPTGLESFADSNYVFGSVQKMDLAGLRLDNTAVLQSNFALHKPADTSVVPAGGKPSSKIDHVFFILHENKTFDSMLGSAGDHFGPYASLAYNNPDGSAYTDRQYTGVSVNTQSLARNFATAVNYYSDSEESDAGHMFASSGTATDYTEKTLLVKRGRGTLVEKNMEPEDYPEGGFIFNNAARHGVSFKDFGDLIRIAGTDEGTSTPTTMGDPPSGLAGFPALAPDASSVSNPLSTVGDVDSPTRGLGQSYFLSLPILAILGGKNANGEDRLDRNYPGYNFNISDQRRAKEFIRDFDRMVANNTLPKFVHIYQPNDHTGGLQAPNKSEVGGAPLQQVADGDVGLGMVVEHIMRSPAYYNAATGKGSAIFVSYDDAQGCLDHIHPHRTPLLVISPYAKPGYAGKRHYVTASIVKTEELLLGLPPNNLGDLFATDLRDMFQSGYNGITADSLHITKVARYDATPEGKRIWKLVDRLDLSGPDRDSYRVARLGRISAQADTWHREAARRNRLGSPAYARLQDRLFGAATRLVASASRDD, from the coding sequence ATGAGACTCATTGCTATTGGATTGGCCGCATTGGTTGGTTCCGGGTCGCTTGTCTCCGCGGCGGTCGATCATACTGCCCTTGTTCCGCCCAATGGCGGCGCCACGCCTATCTCCGAAAACAACTGGGGCATGGTGACCGCACCGGTGTATGGCACCTCGGAGTCGGGGGTGTATAAAGACGCCGAACTGTTCGCCGGGCCTGCCAAGTTCCATTCGACCTACTATCACGGCGTGCTCCCTAACGGGCGCATCGTCAAGCCCGCGGGGATCAGCGTGCAAGTCGGGATGAACCCGCTGGCCATCCGCCTGACGCCGGACGGCAGGTACCTGGTTACCAGCAATGACGACGAGCGCAACGGCAGCGTGGACAGCCCGTCCGGCAAGTCGCTGCGGAGCGATGTGAACAAAGGCGGGTATTCGGTGTCGGTCGTCGATGCGAAGACGATGTCGGTTGTGTCCCAGATCGGCGCGGGGCCGGTTTTCGCCGGGTTGCAGATTACCGGGAAAGGACCCTACACCGTCTGGGCCTCGGGCGGACCATCGAACAGCATCAAGGTATTCACCATCTCGCCGGCCGGCGTGATCGCGTCCGGCGGTCCGGACATCCTGATCGCCCCGATCCTGCCGTCCGACAAGGGATATGTGTCCAACTACACGCCGGCGCCGGCTTTCAACACTGCAAACACCGACGGCGTAAGGCCCGCCGTTCCCATCGGGTTTGACCGGGCATCCGGAGCGCATACAACATACCCGGCGGGCTCGGCCCTCAGCCCTGACGGGCGCTTCCTGTACGTGGCGTGCAACGGTGACAACAGCGTTGCCGTCATCCGCACGGCATCGCGAAAAGTCGTCCGCCAGGTCCCGGTCGGATATTTCCCGTACGACGTGGCCGTAAGCGCTGACGGCGTGACGGTGGCCGTATCGAACTGGGGCATCACCGAGTACAAATTCAAGGCGCCGGAGTACGACGAAGCAGGCCGGTTGACCGCCATCAAACCGTTGAACGGCAATCAGCCGGACGGTTTCTATGTGCCCACGACCGACACTGAAGGCAAACTGCCGAAGACCTCGTCGGTGTCTGTACTGATCGCGGCAGGTGGAGACGGCGCCCGCCTCGAAGCCTCCAATTCCGTTTACCACGGGAAAGCCCTCGACGCCTTGAACCAGGTTGGCGACACTCACCCCTCCGCGTTGGCGATCGCCAAAAGGACAGCGGGCAGAAAGTCCGAGAACGTGGTCTTCGTCGCCAAGGCCAACTCGGACAGCCTGGGCGTCTTTGTGCCCGGTGCGAAGTCGCGGATGCCTGATGTTGATCTTTCGCCGGTGCGCGTCTCCCTGAAAGACGGGCATCCCGTCCACGGAGCCTACCCCAACGCCATCGCGTATTCACCCCGGGACCGGAGGCTATACGTCGCGGAGGCCGGCATCAATTCGGTCGCGGTTCTGGATGCGTCCAACCTGCTGCGTCCACGGTTGATCGGCCGGATTCCGACCGGGTGGTATCCCACGGGTGTGACGATCAGCCCCGACGGCCGATCGCTCTACATCCTGAACGCCAAGGGCATCGGCGAGGACATCAACCCCCGTACACCGGTGCCATCGGAACACAATCCCACCGGCCTGGAGTCGTTCGCCGACAGCAACTACGTGTTCGGCAGCGTGCAGAAAATGGACCTTGCGGGACTGCGACTGGACAACACGGCCGTCCTTCAGAGCAATTTTGCGCTCCACAAGCCGGCAGACACCTCTGTCGTCCCGGCCGGCGGAAAGCCGTCATCGAAGATCGACCACGTGTTCTTCATCCTGCATGAGAACAAGACGTTCGACTCCATGCTGGGGTCAGCCGGCGACCATTTTGGCCCGTACGCCAGCCTCGCCTACAACAACCCCGATGGCTCTGCCTACACCGACCGCCAGTACACCGGCGTCTCGGTCAATACGCAGTCTCTGGCCAGGAACTTCGCCACCGCCGTGAACTACTACTCCGATTCCGAAGAAAGCGATGCCGGCCACATGTTCGCCAGTTCGGGAACGGCGACCGATTACACGGAGAAGACGCTGCTCGTTAAGCGCGGCCGCGGAACGTTGGTGGAAAAGAACATGGAGCCCGAGGATTACCCGGAAGGCGGCTTCATATTCAACAACGCCGCCCGCCACGGCGTCTCATTCAAGGACTTCGGAGACCTGATTCGGATCGCCGGCACCGACGAGGGGACAAGCACTCCCACAACGATGGGCGATCCTCCCAGCGGCCTGGCGGGATTCCCGGCCCTTGCGCCGGACGCGTCGTCGGTTTCGAATCCGTTGAGCACGGTCGGCGACGTTGATTCGCCGACGCGCGGCCTTGGACAGTCCTACTTCCTGTCGCTGCCGATCCTCGCCATCCTTGGTGGCAAGAACGCAAATGGCGAGGATCGGCTGGACCGAAACTACCCGGGTTACAATTTCAATATTTCGGACCAGCGCCGCGCGAAGGAGTTCATCCGCGATTTTGACCGGATGGTCGCCAATAACACGCTTCCGAAGTTCGTGCATATCTACCAGCCCAACGACCATACGGGCGGTCTCCAGGCGCCGAACAAGTCCGAGGTTGGGGGGGCGCCGCTCCAGCAGGTTGCGGACGGCGACGTGGGGCTCGGGATGGTGGTCGAGCATATCATGCGCAGTCCCGCCTATTACAATGCGGCAACAGGCAAGGGCAGCGCTATTTTCGTGAGTTACGACGACGCGCAGGGCTGCCTCGACCATATCCACCCGCACCGAACCCCGCTTCTCGTTATCAGCCCATACGCCAAGCCGGGATACGCCGGGAAACGGCACTACGTGACGGCCTCCATCGTCAAGACGGAGGAGCTGCTTCTGGGCCTGCCGCCGAACAATCTGGGCGACCTGTTCGCCACAGATCTGCGCGACATGTTCCAGTCCGGGTACAACGGCATCACGGCCGACAGCCTCCACATCACCAAGGTTGCCCGCTATGACGCGACTCCCGAAGGCAAGAGGATCTGGAAACTGGTTGACCGCCTGGACCTGTCCGGTCCGGACCGCGACAGTTACCGCGTAGCGCGTCTCGGCCGGATTTCGGCGCAGGCCGACACGTGGCACCGGGAAGCAGCAAGGCGCAATCGCCTTGGCTCGCCGGCGTACGCGAGATTGCAGGACCGGCTCTTCGGCGCGGCAACGCGCCTAGTGGCTTCAGCGTCAAGGGACGACTAG
- a CDS encoding PHP domain-containing protein, with protein MQRADLHLHTTVSDGVLEPLALVKACSALGLAAIAITDHDVTDGVEEAVAAGLKHGVEVIAGVEINTDHGPTEIHILGYGLNLADPGFQKTMTWLREGRVSRAREMVGLLRRLGAPVSWERVQEISGRGAIGRPHLAEALIEEGHVPSRAEAFIRYLGNDGPAYVPRERFNAVEAIATIRGAGGVAVVAHPVKIGDDTLIPALVESGLGGIEAYHPDHSDEDAARYCRMADQLGVVWTGGSDFHGNNESRPLACRTVPYSQVEALLAETQRFRAELNH; from the coding sequence ATGCAAAGAGCCGATCTCCACCTGCACACAACCGTCTCGGACGGCGTTCTCGAGCCCCTCGCCCTAGTCAAGGCCTGCTCCGCGCTGGGCCTCGCCGCTATCGCCATCACGGACCACGACGTGACCGACGGCGTGGAGGAAGCGGTGGCTGCGGGGTTGAAGCACGGCGTGGAGGTCATCGCCGGCGTGGAGATCAACACGGACCACGGGCCAACCGAGATCCACATCCTGGGTTATGGGCTGAATCTTGCCGACCCGGGCTTTCAGAAGACGATGACGTGGCTGCGCGAAGGCCGCGTGAGCCGCGCCCGCGAGATGGTCGGCCTGTTGCGCCGCCTGGGCGCGCCCGTATCCTGGGAGCGCGTGCAGGAGATCTCGGGCCGCGGCGCCATCGGCCGCCCGCACCTGGCGGAAGCCCTCATCGAGGAAGGCCATGTGCCCAGCCGCGCGGAAGCGTTCATCCGCTACCTCGGCAACGACGGCCCGGCCTATGTGCCGCGTGAGCGTTTCAACGCGGTCGAAGCCATCGCCACGATCCGTGGCGCGGGCGGGGTGGCCGTTGTCGCACACCCGGTGAAGATCGGTGACGACACGCTGATTCCGGCGCTCGTGGAATCAGGCCTCGGCGGTATCGAGGCATACCACCCGGACCATTCCGACGAAGATGCTGCGCGATATTGCCGAATGGCGGATCAACTGGGCGTCGTCTGGACCGGCGGAAGCGATTTCCACGGCAACAACGAATCCCGCCCCCTCGCCTGCCGCACCGTACCGTACTCCCAGGTGGAAGCGCTACTCGCGGAGACGCAACGATTCCGAGCCGAATTGAACCATTGA
- the coaBC gene encoding bifunctional phosphopantothenoylcysteine decarboxylase/phosphopantothenate--cysteine ligase CoaBC: MSTEQSPLNGKTIILGVTASIAAYKAADLCSRLVKAGADVRVLMTPNATKLVGPCTFEGLTHRPTAVDMFAPDDTWEAVLEREGAADLYIIAPCTGDCLARIAAGMANDFVSAAALAATCPVLVAPAMATPMWLNLRTQRNVAELKADGIHFVGPDEGRLATGRTGPGRMSEPADIVEAAERLLSVGQWVHGSTGQGPDPLTRSPIDPLTRSPLPVSHRFLVTAGPTQEALDPVRMLTNRSTGKMGIAVAEAAAARGADVTLVLGPTHLSDPPGVKTVRVTTADEMRAAAMQAFETADVVVAAAAVADYRPAISSPQKVKKSEGPASIALERTPDILAEMGRNKRPGQILIGFAAETENLIENARAKLAAKNLDAVVANDVTREGAGFGADTNVATLITAEGCSELGPMPKRAMAEAILDAVLEPGVQGGAPELE; this comes from the coding sequence ATGAGCACAGAACAGAGTCCTCTCAACGGCAAGACCATCATCCTGGGCGTGACGGCCAGCATCGCGGCCTACAAAGCGGCGGACCTCTGCAGCCGCCTCGTCAAGGCCGGCGCCGATGTGCGCGTGCTGATGACGCCCAACGCGACGAAACTGGTCGGGCCCTGCACTTTCGAAGGGCTGACCCACCGGCCCACCGCCGTGGATATGTTCGCGCCGGACGACACGTGGGAGGCCGTGCTGGAGCGCGAAGGCGCCGCCGACCTCTATATCATTGCGCCGTGCACCGGCGACTGCCTCGCGCGGATCGCCGCCGGCATGGCCAATGATTTTGTCTCCGCCGCCGCGCTCGCCGCCACGTGCCCGGTTCTGGTGGCGCCCGCGATGGCCACGCCGATGTGGCTCAACTTAAGGACCCAGCGCAACGTTGCCGAGTTGAAAGCGGATGGTATCCACTTCGTCGGTCCCGATGAGGGACGCCTCGCTACCGGCCGCACCGGCCCCGGCCGGATGAGCGAACCGGCGGACATCGTGGAAGCCGCGGAAAGACTATTGTCAGTGGGTCAATGGGTCCATGGGTCAACCGGACAAGGCCCGGATCCGTTGACTCGTTCACCCATTGACCCATTAACTCGTTCACCCCTTCCCGTTTCCCATCGCTTCCTGGTGACGGCCGGGCCGACGCAGGAAGCGCTGGACCCCGTGCGGATGCTCACAAACCGCAGCACGGGCAAAATGGGCATCGCGGTGGCGGAAGCCGCCGCCGCGCGCGGCGCCGATGTGACGCTCGTCCTGGGGCCAACTCACTTATCGGACCCGCCGGGAGTCAAGACCGTCCGCGTGACGACCGCCGACGAGATGCGCGCCGCCGCGATGCAGGCGTTCGAGACCGCCGATGTCGTGGTGGCCGCCGCCGCCGTGGCCGACTATCGCCCCGCCATTTCGTCGCCCCAGAAAGTGAAGAAGTCGGAAGGTCCGGCCTCTATCGCCCTGGAGCGCACCCCGGACATTCTGGCGGAAATGGGCCGCAACAAGCGTCCCGGCCAGATCCTCATCGGATTCGCCGCCGAGACGGAAAACCTCATCGAAAATGCCCGCGCGAAACTGGCCGCCAAGAACCTGGACGCGGTGGTCGCCAACGATGTGACGCGCGAGGGCGCCGGCTTCGGCGCGGACACCAACGTTGCCACGCTGATAACGGCGGAAGGCTGCTCGGAATTGGGCCCGATGCCCAAGCGCGCAATGGCGGAGGCCATCCTGGATGCCGTTCTGGAGCCTGGAGTCCAGGGCGGAGCACCCGAGCTCGAGTGA